The following proteins are encoded in a genomic region of Corylus avellana chromosome ca4, CavTom2PMs-1.0:
- the LOC132179153 gene encoding mitotic spindle checkpoint protein MAD2, which produces MASRTVAKDIITLRGSAAIVSEFFGYAANSILYNRGVYPEESFVKMKKYGLPMLLTQDEGVKSFIANLTAQLSEWLEAGKLQRIVLVIMSKASNEVLERWNFSIETDNEVVETGVSREKSDKEIMREIQAIMRQIASSITYLPCLDEPCVFDVLAYTDKDVAVPFTWIESDPKLIANPQMVKLHSFDTKIHKVDTLVSYKNDEWDEQ; this is translated from the exons ATGGCTTCAAGAACAGTCGCTAAAGATATTATCACCCTTCGTGGTTCAGCGGCAATTGTCAGCGAGTTCTTTG GGTATGCTGCAAACAG CATTCTCTATAATCGCGGAGTTTATCCGGAAGAGAGTTTTGTGAAGATGAAAAAATACGGGCTTCCAATGTTACTTACTCAGGATGAGGGTGTCAAATCCTTCATTGCCAACTTAACCGCTCAGCTTTCGG AATGGCTAGAAGCTGGAAAATTACAGAGGATTGTTCTTGTAATAATGAGTAAGGCTTCCAATGAGGTCCTAGAAAGGTGGAACTTTAGCATTGAGACCGATAACGAGGTCGTCGAGACGGG CGTCTCAAGGGAGAAGAGTGACAAGGAAATCATGAGAGAGATTCAAGCTATCATGCGGCAGATTGCTTCAAGCATTACCTATTTGCCATGCCTCGACGAACCAT GTGTTTTTGATGTGTTGGCATATACTGATAAAGATGTTGCAGTCCCATTCACTTGGATTGAGAGTGACCCAAAACTTATAGCTAATCCACAGATGGTCAAATTGCATTCCTTTGATACCAAG ATTCACAAGGTTGACACTCTTGTTTCGTACAAGAACGATGAATGGGACGAGCAGTAG
- the LOC132179728 gene encoding putative ABC transporter C family member 15, whose translation MELVIMDISLEVVNVAFVIAFLTWVLLQVWRQRRDSGDINLEQRPTSGYGRVFTTITVLSNVIISISYLAFGLFEYWNHRKIARKYVFLVITWVLATLLTIYAKKRTLGEDKRWPLVLILWWVFSCIFDSLSLSIYAITLLKPMDLPTFLPAPNIIDFTSLPLAIVLCFSASLPSSSCTRLKHNDIVEEPLLQKENGSSSDGFTNAGIWSQVTFLWLNPILKRGRVQKLELPHIPSVPQSETAEDASLLLEESLRKQKFGDSSLPKAIAYAIWKSLLKNAAFAGVNTIASYMGPLLISNFVNFLSGNDSSIFYGLNLAFFLFFAKTVESVTQRQWYFGAQRIGIRVRAALMVLIYNKSLSIKYGGLSNGKIINLINVDAERIGDFCWYIHGVWLLPVQVILALIILYTNLGAAPSIAALFATILVMLCNTPLANIQERLHSKIMEAKDSRIKVTSEILKSMRVLKLHSWESTFLKKLLHLREIERSWLKKYLYTCSAVAFLFWASPTFVSVVTFGVCIALNTPLTAGTVLSALATFRILQEPIYNLPELISMIAQTKVSVDRIQNFIGEEDQKKLLNYHTSIESNIAIEFEPGEYTWETVDEKSKRPTIKIMEKMNIMKGYKVAICGPVGSGKSSLLSSILGELPRISGAGIKIYGSKAYVPQSAWIQTGTIRENVLFGKEMNKAFYKDILEACALEQDIKMWLGGDLSVVGERGLNLSGGQKQRIQLARAVYSDADVYFLDDPFSAVDAHTGTYLFKNCLMQLLSNKTVVYATHQVEFLDAADIVLVMNDGRIVQSGKYEDLIADPRSELVRQMDAHRKSLNHVNSYQHDNSLTSRPSPINQIEVAEENFEEPIKNEKLTVRSQEEETETGRVKWSVYSTFVTCAYKGALVPVILLCQVLFQGLQMGSNYWMAWATEVEGKVNRKQLIGIFVLLSGGSSIFILGRAVLMSSVAVETAQRLFCGMITSVFRAPISFFDSTPSSRILSRSSTDQSTVDTDIPYRLAGLVFALIQLLSIIILMSQVAWQVFPLFLAILAISIWYQAYYITTARELARMVGIHKAPILHHFSESVSGAATIHCFNQEDRFLTKIMSLINDYSRVAFYNSATMEWLCVRINLLFNLVFFLVLIILVSLPRSAVNPSLAGLAATYGLNLNVLQAWVIWNLCNVENKMISVERILQFTKIPSEAPLVIEDCRPKPEWPTDGRIELENLQVRYNPALPVVLKGITCTFPGEKKIGVVGRTGSGKSTLIQALFRVVEPSGGRILIDGVDICKIGLRDLRSRLGIIPQDPTLFQGTMRSNLDPIQQHSDQEIWEVLSKCHLAEIVKQDQRLLDAPVAEDGGNWSVGQRQLVCLARVLLKKRKILVLDEATASIDSATDSLIQQTIRDETKGCTVITVAHRIPTVIDNELVLVLDEGKVAEYDSPAQLLEDNSSSFSKLVTEFLRRSSKNNYDRNLS comes from the exons ATGGAGTTGGTCATTATGGATATCTCCTTGGAGGTTGTCAATGTAGCATTTGTGATAGCTTTTCTGACATGGGTTTTGCTACAAGTTTGGAGACAAAGGAGGGACAGTGGGGATATAAATTTGGAACAGAGACCAACGAGTGGATATGGAAGAGTTTTCACTACAATTACTGTTCTTTCTAATGTCATAATCTCAATTTCGTACCTTGCTTTTGGCTTGTTTGAATATTGGAATCATAGGAAGATCGCTCGTAAATATGTCTTCTTAGTCATCACTTGGGTGTTAGCAACTTTACTTACAATCTATGCTAAGAAAAGAACTCTTGGAGAAGACAAAAGGTGGCCATTAGTCCTCATTCTCTGGTGGGTTTTCTCCTGCATTTTTGATTCACTTTCTCTCTCCATTTATGCTATCACCCTTTTGAAACCAATGGATTTGCCGACTTTTTTGCCAGCGCCTAACATAATTGATTTTACTTCACTTCCTTTGGCTATAGTGCTTTGTTTCAGTGCTTCTTTACCTAGTAGTAGTTGTACCAGATTAAAACACAATGACATAGTAGAAGAACCTTTACTTCAAAAGGAAAATGGAAGTTCCTCTGATGGGTTCACCAATGCTGGGATTTGGAGCCAAGTTACCTTCCTGTGGCTAAATCCTATTTTAAAAAGAGGTCGAGTTCAAAAACTTGAACTGCCTCATATCCCTTCAGTTCCTCAATCTGAAACAGCAGAAGATGCTTCCTTGTTGCTGGAAGAATCGCTTAGAAAGCAGAAATTCGGAGATTCTTCACTGCCTAAAGCCATAGCCTATGCCATATGGAAATCCCTACTTAAAAATGCAGCTTTTGCAG GAGTCAACACAATTGCGTCCTACATGGGTCCTCTCCTGATCTCAAATTTTGTGAATTTCTTGTCTGGGAATGATTCAAGCATCTTCTATGGTTTGAATCTTgcattctttctcttcttcgcAAAGACAGTGGAGTCAGTAACTCAAAGACAATGGTATTTTGGTGCTCAGCGCATTGGTATACGAGTGCGGGCAGCTCTAATGGTATTGATTTACAACAAGTCACTATCAATTAAGTATGGTGGCTTAAGCAAtggtaaaataataaatttaatcaacgTGGATGCCGAAAGAATTGGAGACTTCTGCTGGTACATTCATGGAGTTTGGTTGCTTCCGGTCCAGGTAATTCTGGCCCTTATCATTCTTTACACGAATCTTGGTGCTGCCCCCTCCATTGCTGCTCTTTTTGCCACCATTTTGGTTATGTTATGCAACACACCTTTGGCCAATATTCAAGAAAGGCTTCATTCCAAGATCATGGAAGCTAAAGATTCAAGAATCAAAGTGACTTCAGAGATTTTGAAGAGCATGAGAGTTTTGAAGCTGCACTCATGGGAATCCACATTCTTGAAGAAGCTCCTTCATCTTAGGGAAATTGAGAGAAGTTGGCTGAAGAAATACCTCTATACTTGCTCAGCAGTGGCCTTTCTCTTTTGGGCTTCACCAACTTTTGTTTCAGTTGTCACTTTTGGGGTATGCATTGCATTGAACACACCATTAACAGCAGGTACAGTCCTCTCAGCTTTAGCCACTTTTCGAATTCTACAAGAACCTATCTACAACCTACCTGAGCTTATATCCATGATTGCTCAAACAAAAGTCTCAGTTGATCGTATCCAAAATTTTATTGGCGAAGAAGATCAAAAGAAGTTGCTAAATTATCATACTTCAATCGAGTCCAATATTGCGATTGAATTTGAGCCAGGAGAATACACTTGGGAAACGGTTGATGAAAAATCAAAGAGGCCTACAATCAAAATAATGGAGAAGATGAATATAATGAAAGGTTATAAGGTTGCAATTTGTGGTCCAGTTGGGTCAGGAAAATCAAGCCTACTCTCCAGTATACTTGGTGAACTTCCTAGGATTTCTGGGGCAGGAATAAAGATTTATGGATCAAAAGCCTATGTGCCCCAGAGTGCTTGGATTCAAACTGGTACTATTAGGGAGAATGTGTTGTTTGGCAAGGAAATGAATAAGGCCTTTTATAAGGACATACTGGAAGCCTGTGCTTTGGAACAGGATATTAAAATGTGGCTAGGCGGAGATTTGAGCGTAGTTGGAGAGAGGGGGTTGAACTTAAGTGGTGGACAAAAGCAGAGGATTCAACTGGCAAGAGCTGTCTACAGTGATGCTGATGTTTATTTCCTGGATGATCCTTTCAGTGCTGTTGATGCACATACTGGAACCTATTTGTTCAAG AATTGTCTCATGCAACTCTTATCCAATAAGACTGTGGTCTATGCTACCCATCAAGTGGAATTTCTAGATGCTGCGGACATCGTTCTG GTGATGAATGATGGAAGAATAGTGCAGTCGGGAAAGTATGAAGATCTGATTGCAGATCCTAGGAGTGAACTTGTTAGACAAATGGATGCTCATAGAAAATCACTGAACCATGTTAACTCATACCAACATGATAACTCCTTAACCAGTAGACCCTCTCCTATAAATCAGATAGAAGTTGcagaagaaaattttgaagagcCCATCAAGAATGAGAAACTTACGGTGAGAtctcaagaagaagaaacagaaacTGGTAGGGTGAAATGGAGTGTTTACTCAACCTTTGTCACTTGCGCTTACAAAGGAGCTCTAGTTCCCGTTATCCTTCTCTGTCAAGTTCTCTTTCAGGGACTACAGATGGGCAGCAATTACTGGATGGCATGGGCAACAGAGGTAGAAGGCAAGGTCAATAGAAAGCAGTTGATAGGGATATTTGTTCTGCTGTCTGGAGGGAGCTCAATCTTCATATTGGGAAGGGCAGTTTTGATGTCATCTGTTGCTGTTGAGACTGCCCAGCGTCTCTTCTGTGGAATGATCACATCAGTTTTCCGAGCACCCATTTCCTTTTTTGACTCCACGCCTTCAAGTCGAATCCTTAGTAGG TCTTCTACAGATCAAAGCACAGTAGACACAGACATTCCATACAGATTAGCTGGATTGGTATTTGCACTTATTCAGTTATTAAGTATCATCATCCTTATGTCCCAGGTGGCGTGGCAAGTCTTCCCTCTCTTCCTTGCCATTCTTGCAATCTCCATATGGTATCAG GCTTATTACATTACTACTGCCAGAGAACTAGCCCGAATGGTTGGAATTCATAAGGCTCCAATCCTCCATCACTTTTCAGAATCTGTCTCTGGGGCAGCTACAATTCATTGTTTCAATCAGGAAGATCGCTTCCTGACCAAAATTATGAGCCTGATCAATGATTATTCTCGGGTAGCCTTTTACAATTCTGCCACAATGGAATGGCTGTGCGTTCGGATCAACTTACTCTTCAACCTGGTGTTCTTCCTTGTTCTGATCATCTTGGTGAGCCTGCCTAGGTCAGCCGTCAACCCCA GCTTGGCAGGACTGGCAGCTACCTATGGTCTGAACCTAAATGTTCTTCAAGCATGGGTTATATGGAATCTGTGCAATGTTGAGAACAAAATGATATCAGTTGAGAGAATTCTTCAATTTACTAAAATACCAAGCGAAGCGCCTCTAGTGATTGAAGACTGTAGGCCAAAGCCTGAATGGCCAACAGATGGAAGAATAGAGCTTGAAAACCTTCAAGTTCGGTATAATCCTGCTCTCCCTGTGGTTCTCAAAGGGATCACTTGCACCTTCCCAGGAGAGAAGAAAATTGGAGTTGTGGGCAGGACAGGAAGTGGAAAGTCGACTTTAATTCAAGCTCTCTTCAGGGTGGTGGAGCCTTCGGGAGGACGCATTCTTATCGATGGAGTTGACATTTGCAAGATAGGATTACGGGATTTAAGGTCTAGGTTGGGTATAATACCACAAGACCCAACTTTGTTTCAAGGAACCATGAGAAGTAATCTTGATCCTATACAACAGCACTCGGATCAAGAAATTTGGGAG GTTCTCAGTAAGTGTCATCTAGCGGAGATAGTTAAACAAGATCAAAGGCTTCTTGATGCACCAG TTGCTGAAGATGGAGGAAATTGGAGCGTAGGACAGAGGCAGCTTGTTTGCCTGGCCAGGGTGCTcctcaagaagagaaaaattctGGTGTTGGATGAGGCTACTGCTTCGATTGATTCTGCAACTGATAGTTTAATTCAACAAACAATAAGAGATGAGACAAAGGGATGCACTGTCATCACTGTGGCTCATCGTATACCAACTGTTATCGACAATGAATTGGTTCTAGTTCTTGATGAAG GCAAGGTTGCAGAGTATGACTCCCCAGCTCAGTTACTCGAGGATAATTCATCTTCATTCTCAAAGTTGGTGACTGAGTTCTTGAGGAGATCATCCAAGAATAACTATGATAGGAATCTGTCTTGA